A single window of Selenomonas sputigena DNA harbors:
- a CDS encoding resolvase — MMENGTLAAVDPGREKCGIAVLDVHGVVLFQKVIETLNLAREINDKHSRYAFTVLVLGNGTTSKEAKERIEEAVPGLRVVLVDEYRTTDMAKRAYWQARPPRGWRRLLPASMLVPPEPVDDFVAIILARRFLEKAPLSDV; from the coding sequence ATGATGGAGAACGGGACGCTCGCCGCCGTCGATCCCGGTCGCGAGAAGTGCGGGATTGCGGTTCTCGATGTACACGGCGTGGTGCTTTTCCAAAAAGTGATCGAGACGCTTAATCTTGCGCGTGAAATCAACGATAAACATTCTAGGTATGCGTTTACTGTTCTTGTGCTTGGAAACGGCACGACGAGCAAGGAAGCGAAGGAACGCATAGAAGAGGCCGTGCCTGGTTTGCGCGTGGTGCTTGTCGACGAGTACCGTACGACGGACATGGCGAAGCGGGCGTACTGGCAGGCACGTCCGCCGCGTGGCTGGCGGAGGCTTCTGCCCGCCTCGATGCTCGTGCCGCCCGAGCCTGTCGATGATTTTGTTGCCATCATCCTTGCACGGCGCTTTCTTGAAAAAGCGCCGTTAAGCGATGTTTGA
- a CDS encoding YbjN domain-containing protein — translation MAEKEENLEVETKGAKKTAKAAKAAEAVETAEAVKSEKAAKFDAMLKELDIQAFQKQEVGDEYGTVLYRSSMEIKGQFLPVIVILDASIYGIVRVIVGSKVVNEKNESDLAAYINEMNSRYKVFKYYTVEDGSLVLDACLPASDEGFEPDIVRTILDVILQHLDETFGDTMKTIWADN, via the coding sequence ATGGCAGAAAAAGAAGAAAACCTCGAGGTAGAAACGAAAGGCGCGAAGAAGACGGCGAAGGCAGCAAAGGCAGCAGAGGCAGTAGAGACTGCGGAAGCTGTCAAATCCGAAAAAGCCGCGAAGTTTGACGCGATGCTCAAGGAGCTTGACATTCAGGCGTTCCAGAAGCAGGAAGTCGGCGATGAGTACGGTACGGTGCTCTACCGCTCCTCGATGGAAATCAAGGGGCAGTTCCTGCCCGTCATCGTCATCCTTGACGCCTCCATCTATGGGATTGTGCGCGTCATCGTCGGCAGCAAGGTCGTCAACGAGAAGAACGAGAGCGACCTCGCAGCATACATCAACGAGATGAACAGCCGCTACAAGGTGTTCAAGTACTACACGGTGGAAGACGGCAGCCTCGTCCTCGATGCCTGCCTGCCCGCCTCCGACGAGGGATTCGAGCCGGACATCGTGCGCACGATTCTCGACGTCATCCTGCAGCACCTCGATGAGACCTTCGGCGATACGATGAAGACCATCTGGGCGGACAACTGA
- a CDS encoding DUF1858 domain-containing protein: MTITKDMGIGEVVQKYPATVPVFMSAGMGCIGCAASHFENIEQGALAHGIDIDALMKGLNEAVTAG; encoded by the coding sequence ATGACCATAACGAAAGATATGGGCATCGGAGAGGTTGTCCAGAAATATCCCGCCACCGTTCCCGTATTCATGAGTGCCGGCATGGGTTGCATCGGCTGCGCCGCCTCGCACTTCGAGAACATCGAGCAGGGTGCACTCGCGCACGGCATCGACATCGACGCCTTGATGAAGGGTCTGAACGAAGCTGTCACCGCGGGCTGA
- the thiS gene encoding sulfur carrier protein ThiS, with translation MVKVNGEDTAADGRMLLDYLREAGYVPARIAVERNGEIVPRATYESVRLAAGDVVEIVSFVGGG, from the coding sequence ATGGTGAAGGTCAATGGCGAGGATACTGCGGCGGACGGCAGGATGCTCTTGGACTATCTGCGAGAAGCCGGCTATGTGCCCGCACGCATCGCCGTCGAGAGAAACGGCGAGATCGTGCCGCGGGCGACGTATGAATCGGTGCGGCTTGCGGCAGGCGATGTCGTGGAGATCGTGAGCTTCGTCGGCGGCGGCTGA
- a CDS encoding thiazole synthase produces the protein MEKKQGEDMLKLGGKMFRSRFILGSGKYSLELIRAAVENAGAEMVTLAVRRTNTREGQSILDYIPEHVTLLPNTSGARTAEEAVRIARMARELGCGDFVKVEIMRDAKYLLPDNEETVRATKLLAAEGFTVLPYMFPDLYAARALEAAGAAAVMPLAAPIGSNQGLQAKAFIKILVEEIDVPIIVDAGIGRPSEACEAMELGAAAVMANTAIATAGDVARMAGAFKSAIEAGRAAYLAGLGRVLERGAAASDPLTGFLHEEEATR, from the coding sequence ATGGAAAAGAAGCAAGGGGAAGACATGTTGAAGCTTGGCGGCAAAATGTTCCGCTCGCGCTTCATCCTCGGCTCGGGCAAGTATTCGCTCGAACTCATCCGCGCCGCCGTGGAAAATGCGGGCGCGGAGATGGTGACGCTCGCCGTGCGGCGCACGAATACGCGCGAAGGGCAGAGTATCCTCGATTACATTCCTGAGCATGTGACGCTCCTGCCGAACACGTCGGGCGCACGCACGGCAGAGGAGGCGGTGCGCATCGCACGCATGGCGCGCGAGCTTGGCTGCGGCGACTTCGTCAAGGTGGAAATCATGCGCGACGCGAAGTATCTTCTGCCGGACAACGAGGAGACGGTTCGCGCGACGAAATTGCTTGCCGCTGAGGGCTTTACCGTCCTGCCGTACATGTTTCCCGACCTCTATGCGGCGCGTGCCCTTGAGGCGGCGGGAGCGGCGGCAGTCATGCCGCTCGCCGCTCCCATCGGCTCGAATCAAGGGCTGCAGGCGAAAGCGTTCATCAAGATTCTCGTCGAGGAGATCGACGTGCCGATCATCGTCGATGCGGGCATCGGCAGGCCGTCGGAAGCGTGCGAGGCGATGGAACTCGGCGCTGCCGCCGTCATGGCGAATACGGCGATCGCGACGGCGGGCGACGTGGCGCGGATGGCGGGGGCGTTCAAGTCGGCGATCGAGGCAGGGCGCGCGGCGTATCTTGCGGGACTTGGGAGAGTCCTAGAGCGCGGCGCGGCCGCTTCCGATCCGCTGACGGGATTTCTGCACGAGGAAGAGGCGACGAGATGA
- the thiH gene encoding 2-iminoacetate synthase ThiH — protein sequence MREDASYFIDSARLSGTALERKHRLENDPASRTDVMAYASDMERIDSDVREKVLSAAAEYDPAAYSAADVERTLAHERCSIEDFAALLSPAAAPFLERMARRAQRETGRHFGNTVYVFTPLYIANYCDNYCIYCGFNRYNDIVRRRLTEAEIAREMEVIAASGIEEILLLTGESPAMSDIAYIGEACRLARRHFRNVGLEIYPVNTVDYCYLHECGADYVTVFQETYDAVRYEELHLAGRKRVFPYRFEAQERAILGGMRGVGFSALLGLADFRRDALATALHVYFLQRKYPHVEYSLSCPRLRPIVNNAGINPRDVHERELCQVLCAYRIFLPYVGITVSSRESASFRDGIVKIAATKVSAGVSTGIGDHEEKYEGKEARAAGDEQFEIADARSLAEMYAGLSRGGLQPVLNDYVYV from the coding sequence ATGAGAGAAGATGCAAGCTACTTCATAGATTCGGCGCGCTTGAGCGGCACGGCGCTTGAAAGGAAGCATCGGCTGGAAAACGATCCGGCGAGCCGCACGGACGTCATGGCGTATGCGAGCGATATGGAGCGGATTGATTCCGATGTGCGCGAAAAGGTGCTTTCTGCGGCAGCGGAGTACGATCCTGCCGCTTACAGTGCCGCCGACGTCGAGCGTACTCTCGCGCACGAGCGGTGCAGCATCGAGGACTTCGCGGCGCTCCTTTCTCCTGCCGCCGCGCCCTTTTTGGAACGCATGGCGAGGCGTGCCCAGCGGGAGACGGGGCGTCACTTCGGCAACACGGTCTACGTCTTCACGCCGCTTTACATTGCGAATTACTGCGACAATTACTGTATTTACTGCGGCTTCAATCGCTACAACGACATCGTGCGCCGAAGGCTCACGGAAGCGGAGATCGCGCGGGAGATGGAGGTCATCGCGGCGTCGGGCATCGAGGAGATCTTGCTGTTGACGGGCGAAAGCCCCGCGATGAGCGACATCGCCTACATCGGCGAGGCGTGCCGTCTGGCGCGGCGGCATTTCCGCAATGTCGGACTCGAAATCTATCCCGTGAATACGGTGGACTATTGCTATCTGCACGAGTGCGGTGCGGACTATGTGACGGTGTTTCAGGAGACGTATGACGCCGTGCGCTACGAGGAGCTTCACCTCGCGGGCCGAAAGCGCGTCTTTCCCTATCGTTTCGAGGCGCAGGAACGCGCCATCCTCGGCGGCATGAGGGGCGTCGGCTTCTCAGCTCTTCTGGGACTCGCCGACTTTCGGCGCGACGCCTTGGCGACGGCGCTGCACGTCTACTTCCTGCAGCGCAAATATCCGCATGTCGAATACTCGCTCTCCTGTCCAAGGCTTCGCCCCATCGTCAACAATGCGGGAATCAACCCGCGCGACGTACACGAAAGGGAGCTTTGCCAAGTGCTATGCGCCTATCGCATCTTTCTGCCCTATGTCGGCATCACGGTTTCCTCGCGCGAATCGGCGAGCTTTCGCGACGGTATCGTGAAGATCGCGGCGACGAAGGTGTCGGCGGGCGTCTCGACGGGCATCGGCGACCACGAGGAGAAGTACGAGGGAAAGGAAGCGCGGGCGGCGGGTGACGAGCAGTTTGAAATCGCCGACGCTCGCTCGCTCGCTGAGATGTACGCAGGACTCTCGCGCGGCGGTCTGCAGCCCGTGCTGAACGATTACGTCTATGTATAG
- a CDS encoding thiamine phosphate synthase, which produces MYRGRIIACITNRRLVEGDFLAQIECVAAMELVDWIIVREKDLNVEEYRMLFAKVARIAHKGGKKCLAHGRIALGVMSELGADGIHLPLDALREWRAASGRRSAPQAGAVQLVGASAHSASELAEAAALGADYATLSPIFATACKPGVAPLGTAALAAACKASPLPVFALGGIGMDKLDACIEAGVAGCCMMSELMRCIYSIRAVPLGLEFLKVHGTIK; this is translated from the coding sequence ATGTATAGGGGAAGAATCATCGCATGCATCACGAATCGCCGTCTGGTCGAGGGCGATTTCCTCGCGCAGATCGAGTGCGTCGCCGCGATGGAGCTGGTGGACTGGATCATCGTGCGCGAAAAGGACTTGAACGTGGAGGAGTATCGGATGCTTTTCGCAAAGGTCGCACGCATCGCGCATAAGGGCGGCAAGAAGTGTCTCGCGCACGGTCGGATTGCGCTCGGCGTGATGTCAGAACTCGGCGCGGACGGCATCCATCTGCCGCTCGATGCCTTGCGCGAATGGCGAGCGGCGAGCGGGCGGCGGTCAGCGCCGCAAGCGGGCGCTGTGCAGCTCGTTGGCGCATCGGCGCACTCCGCCTCCGAGCTTGCCGAAGCCGCCGCCCTTGGCGCAGACTACGCGACGCTCAGTCCCATCTTCGCCACGGCGTGCAAGCCGGGTGTTGCCCCTCTCGGCACGGCCGCCCTCGCCGCCGCCTGCAAGGCGTCGCCGCTCCCCGTATTCGCGCTCGGCGGCATCGGCATGGACAAGCTCGACGCTTGCATCGAAGCCGGCGTGGCGGGCTGCTGCATGATGTCGGAGCTGATGCGGTGCATTTATTCGATCCGCGCTGTACCTTTAGGGCTTGAGTTCTTGAAGGTTCATGGTACAATAAAATAG